A region of Streptomyces sp. NBC_01267 DNA encodes the following proteins:
- a CDS encoding phosphatase PAP2 family protein, giving the protein MDSSSQLYKDILEFAHSTPSWVQQLMELWTEAGLLLFAVLFVVVWWRARTRSSQAMSLALLAPLGTAIAYVISEVLKSVIHEERPCRAVSGAMRPLIDCPAPGDWSFPSNHSIIAASAAVGLSLAMVRLVWLTVPVALLMAFSRVFVGVHYPHDVIVGLLLGALVALLVSEFLTRPVRSLVETMRTSDISAAAWFVGPGLRS; this is encoded by the coding sequence ATGGACAGTTCTTCCCAGCTCTACAAAGACATCCTCGAATTCGCCCACTCCACTCCCTCCTGGGTGCAGCAGCTCATGGAGTTGTGGACGGAGGCCGGTCTGCTGCTCTTCGCGGTCCTCTTCGTCGTGGTGTGGTGGCGGGCGCGCACCCGCTCGTCCCAGGCGATGAGCCTGGCGCTGCTCGCGCCGCTGGGGACCGCCATCGCGTACGTCATCAGCGAGGTGCTGAAGTCGGTGATCCACGAGGAACGTCCGTGCCGGGCCGTCTCGGGGGCGATGCGCCCGCTGATCGACTGCCCGGCGCCCGGTGACTGGTCCTTCCCGAGCAACCACTCGATCATCGCCGCGTCCGCCGCGGTGGGTCTCTCCCTCGCCATGGTGCGGCTCGTCTGGCTCACCGTGCCGGTGGCGCTGCTGATGGCGTTCTCGCGGGTCTTCGTCGGGGTGCACTATCCGCACGACGTGATCGTCGGCCTCCTCCTCGGCGCACTCGTCGCGCTGCTGGTCAGCGAATTCCTGACGCGTCCCGTGCGGTCGCTGGTGGAGACCATGCGGACGAGTGACATCAGCGCCGCGGCCTGGTTCGTGGGGCCGGGTCTCCGGAGCTGA
- the disA gene encoding DNA integrity scanning diadenylate cyclase DisA — MAANDRAAPGKSGGSSSGNEALMRATLSAVAPGTALRDGLERILRGNTGGLIVLGMDKTVESMCTGGFVMDVEFAATRLRELCKLDGALILDKDLTKILRAGVQLVPDASIPTEETGTRHRTADRVSKQCGFPVVSVSQSMHLIALYVDGERRVLEESAAILSRANQALATLERYKLRLDEVAGTLSALEIEDLVTVRDVTAVAQRLEMVRRIATEIAEYVVELGTDGRLLSLQLDELIAGVEPERELVVRDYVPEPTAKRSRTVAEALVELNTLSHTELLELPVVARALGYSGSPETLDSAVSPRGYRLLAKVPRLPGAIIERLVEHFGGLQKLLAASVDDLQTVDGVGEARARSVREGLSRLAESSILERYV; from the coding sequence GTGGCAGCCAATGACCGAGCAGCACCCGGGAAGTCCGGCGGGAGCTCCTCCGGCAATGAAGCGCTGATGCGCGCCACGCTGAGCGCTGTCGCGCCCGGTACAGCGCTGCGCGACGGCCTGGAACGCATCCTTCGCGGGAACACCGGCGGCCTGATCGTCCTGGGCATGGACAAGACCGTCGAGTCGATGTGCACCGGCGGCTTCGTCATGGACGTGGAGTTCGCCGCGACCCGCCTGCGCGAGCTCTGCAAGCTCGACGGCGCGCTGATCCTCGACAAGGATCTCACCAAGATTCTGCGGGCCGGTGTCCAGCTGGTCCCGGACGCGTCGATCCCCACCGAGGAGACCGGCACCCGTCACCGCACGGCCGACCGGGTCTCCAAACAGTGCGGTTTCCCGGTCGTCTCGGTGTCGCAGTCGATGCATCTGATCGCGCTGTACGTCGACGGGGAGCGCCGGGTCCTGGAGGAGTCGGCGGCGATCCTGTCCCGCGCCAACCAGGCACTGGCCACGCTGGAGCGGTACAAGCTCCGGCTCGACGAGGTCGCCGGCACGCTCTCTGCGCTGGAGATCGAGGACCTGGTGACGGTCCGGGACGTCACGGCCGTGGCGCAGCGGCTGGAGATGGTCCGGCGGATCGCCACCGAGATCGCCGAGTACGTGGTGGAGCTGGGCACCGACGGCCGGCTGCTCTCCCTCCAGCTCGACGAGCTGATCGCGGGGGTCGAGCCGGAGCGGGAGCTGGTGGTCCGGGACTACGTGCCGGAGCCGACGGCGAAGCGTTCGCGCACGGTCGCCGAGGCGCTGGTCGAGCTGAACACGCTCAGCCATACGGAACTTCTCGAACTGCCCGTCGTGGCACGGGCGTTGGGCTACAGCGGCTCCCCCGAGACGCTCGACTCCGCGGTGTCGCCGCGCGGGTACCGGCTGCTGGCGAAGGTGCCGCGGCTGCCCGGAGCGATCATCGAGCGGCTGGTCGAGCACTTCGGCGGGCTGCAGAAGCTGCTGGCCGCGAGCGTCGACGATCTGCAGACGGTGGACGGGGTCGGCGAGGCGCGGGCCCGGAGCGTGCGGGAGGGGCTGTCGCGGCTCGCGGAGTCCTCGATCCTTGAGCGGTACGTCTAG
- the radA gene encoding DNA repair protein RadA, giving the protein MATRAKTKDRPSYRCTECGWTTAKWLGRCPECQTWGTVEEFGGAPAVRTTAAGRVSTAAVPIGQVDSRTATARSTGVAELDRVLGGGLVPGAVVLLAGEPGVGKSTLLLDVAAKAASDDHRTLYVTAEESASQVRLRADRIHAINDHLYLAAETDLSAVLGHLDAVKPSLLVLDSVQTVASPELDGAPGGMAQVREVAGALIRASKERGMSTLLVGHVTKDGAIAGPRLLEHLVDVVLSFEGDRHARLRLVRGVKNRYGATDEVGCFELHDEGITGLADPSGLFLTRRDEPVPGTCLTVTLEGKRPLVAEVQALTVDTQIPSPRRTTSGLETSRVSMMLAVLEQRGRISALGKRDIYTATVGGVKLTEPAADLAVALALASAASDVPLPKNLVAIGEVGLAGEVRRVTGVQRRLAEAHRLGFTHALVPADPGKVPAGMKVIEVADMGDALRVLPRSPRARAPQEEVVRR; this is encoded by the coding sequence ATGGCCACCCGTGCAAAGACCAAAGACCGGCCGTCCTACCGCTGCACCGAGTGCGGCTGGACGACCGCCAAGTGGCTCGGCCGCTGCCCCGAGTGCCAGACCTGGGGGACGGTCGAGGAGTTCGGCGGCGCGCCCGCCGTGCGTACGACGGCGGCGGGCCGGGTCAGCACCGCCGCGGTCCCCATCGGCCAGGTCGACAGCCGGACGGCGACCGCCCGTTCCACCGGTGTCGCCGAGCTGGACCGGGTGCTCGGCGGCGGGCTGGTGCCCGGTGCCGTGGTGCTGCTCGCGGGCGAGCCCGGCGTCGGCAAGTCCACGCTGCTGCTCGATGTCGCGGCGAAGGCGGCCAGTGACGACCACCGCACGCTCTACGTGACCGCCGAGGAGTCCGCCAGCCAGGTCAGGCTGCGCGCCGACCGGATCCACGCGATCAACGACCATCTGTACCTGGCCGCCGAGACCGATCTCTCCGCGGTGCTCGGCCACCTCGATGCCGTCAAGCCGTCCCTGCTGGTGCTGGACTCCGTACAGACGGTGGCCTCGCCCGAGCTGGACGGGGCGCCCGGCGGTATGGCGCAGGTGCGTGAGGTGGCGGGGGCGCTGATCCGCGCCTCCAAGGAGCGCGGGATGTCCACGCTGCTGGTCGGCCACGTGACGAAGGACGGCGCCATCGCGGGCCCGCGGCTCCTGGAACACCTGGTGGACGTCGTGCTCTCCTTCGAGGGCGACCGGCACGCCCGCCTCCGGCTGGTCCGCGGTGTCAAGAACCGGTACGGCGCGACCGACGAGGTCGGCTGCTTCGAGCTGCACGACGAGGGCATCACCGGCCTCGCCGACCCGAGCGGGCTGTTCCTGACACGCCGTGACGAGCCCGTCCCCGGCACCTGCCTGACGGTCACCCTGGAGGGCAAGCGCCCCCTGGTCGCCGAGGTGCAGGCGCTCACCGTCGACACCCAGATCCCTTCACCCCGGCGCACCACCTCGGGCCTGGAGACCTCCCGGGTCTCGATGATGCTCGCCGTGCTCGAACAGCGCGGCAGGATCAGCGCGCTCGGCAAGCGCGACATCTACACGGCGACGGTCGGCGGCGTGAAGCTCACCGAACCGGCCGCCGACCTGGCCGTCGCGCTGGCCCTGGCCTCCGCGGCCAGCGATGTCCCGCTGCCGAAGAACCTGGTCGCGATCGGCGAAGTCGGCCTGGCAGGCGAGGTCCGAAGGGTCACCGGCGTCCAGCGCAGGCTCGCCGAGGCGCACCGTCTCGGCTTCACCCATGCCCTGGTCCCGGCCGACCCGGGGAAGGTCCCGGCGGGCATGAAGGTGATCGAAGTGGCCGACATGGGAGACGCGCTCCGGGTCCTCCCGCGCAGTCCGAGGGCCCGCGCGCCCCAGGAGGAGGTAGTGCGCCGGTAG
- a CDS encoding BACON domain-containing protein, whose translation MTSSRLENPTQATGAHRAHRRASHPAEQRPPARYEAYLDGLFTYCLSVLCDHDAATAVLGEVLAVAERQFSRCPSGEQGRRSWLYALARWACLRKLAEQKRLRPGAHTGRTPEPAPAPAPARTEPPEAAERRRRDLATLAWPEAAGTTPEQREALELAVRHQLGPREVAAVLGMDPTAARDLLAAAACEVERTRAALAVVETGNCPSVARLTGDHQVLLSTALRRELVRHVDDCPRCRRVAEHAGATGPWPGSRTTPATPAALPLVAAERSAAYTAMLHAPRGSAPRFGRAGFPMDPKDRAARRERLRSRAVTTTVVATVVAAPMLALWAAYRHAPSTGEGHGGSVTASEAEEPGGPDTGPYDHYENAGNARTEHTPFAGGSSSPDVSVEVVSPDAGKNGASPGGTSAAPGSLTVQARSAGGRTAITLTAGGDGPVSWSAWKTAPWLYLSSTSGVLEPGRSVTIQVYVDHRAEPAGAWSARIGVDPSGAVVSMRGHGRTGGDHGHGHHGGHGHGRPTPSGGSGNGPTPTPSDPASPPTDPTPTPTPTVSGPPASPPPSDPQTPSPGN comes from the coding sequence GTGACGAGCAGCAGGCTGGAGAACCCCACACAAGCCACCGGCGCACACCGGGCGCACCGCAGGGCGTCCCACCCGGCGGAGCAGCGTCCGCCGGCCCGTTACGAGGCATATCTGGACGGTCTTTTCACCTACTGCCTCTCCGTCCTGTGCGACCACGACGCGGCCACCGCCGTCCTCGGCGAGGTGCTCGCCGTCGCGGAGCGGCAGTTCAGCCGCTGCCCCTCCGGCGAGCAGGGGCGCCGGTCCTGGCTGTACGCACTCGCGCGCTGGGCCTGTCTGCGCAAGCTCGCCGAACAGAAACGGCTGCGGCCCGGCGCGCACACCGGCCGCACGCCGGAGCCCGCGCCCGCGCCCGCGCCCGCGCGGACCGAACCACCGGAAGCCGCCGAGCGCAGGCGCCGGGATCTCGCCACCCTCGCCTGGCCCGAAGCAGCCGGCACCACCCCCGAGCAGCGCGAGGCGCTCGAACTCGCGGTACGCCACCAGCTCGGTCCGCGTGAGGTCGCCGCCGTCCTCGGCATGGACCCCACCGCGGCCCGTGACCTGCTGGCCGCCGCGGCCTGCGAGGTGGAGCGGACCCGCGCGGCGCTCGCCGTCGTCGAGACCGGGAACTGTCCGAGCGTCGCCCGCCTCACCGGAGACCACCAGGTCCTGCTCTCCACGGCGCTGCGCCGCGAACTCGTCCGGCACGTCGACGACTGCCCGCGCTGCCGCCGGGTCGCCGAGCACGCCGGGGCCACCGGCCCGTGGCCCGGCTCCCGCACCACCCCGGCCACCCCCGCGGCCCTGCCGCTCGTCGCGGCGGAACGATCCGCCGCGTACACCGCGATGCTGCACGCCCCCCGCGGCAGCGCCCCGCGCTTCGGCCGCGCGGGCTTCCCGATGGACCCCAAGGACCGTGCCGCGCGCCGCGAACGGCTGCGCTCGCGCGCCGTGACGACCACGGTCGTGGCGACGGTCGTCGCGGCCCCGATGCTGGCCCTGTGGGCGGCGTACCGGCACGCCCCGAGCACCGGAGAGGGGCACGGCGGTTCGGTGACGGCCAGCGAGGCCGAGGAGCCCGGCGGACCGGACACCGGGCCGTACGACCACTACGAGAACGCGGGCAACGCCCGTACCGAACACACTCCGTTCGCCGGCGGCAGCAGTTCGCCGGACGTGTCGGTGGAGGTCGTCAGCCCGGACGCCGGGAAGAACGGGGCGTCGCCGGGCGGCACTTCGGCGGCCCCCGGCTCGCTCACCGTCCAGGCCCGCTCGGCGGGCGGCCGGACGGCGATCACGCTGACCGCCGGGGGTGACGGGCCGGTCTCCTGGTCGGCCTGGAAGACCGCGCCCTGGCTCTACCTCAGCAGCACGTCGGGCGTACTGGAGCCCGGCCGGTCGGTCACGATCCAGGTGTACGTCGACCACCGCGCCGAACCGGCGGGCGCCTGGTCGGCCCGGATCGGCGTCGACCCGTCGGGCGCCGTGGTCTCGATGCGGGGACACGGCAGGACGGGCGGCGATCACGGCCACGGCCACCACGGGGGCCACGGTCACGGCCGCCCGACCCCCTCGGGCGGCTCGGGCAACGGTCCGACGCCGACCCCGTCCGACCCGGCATCACCGCCCACGGACCCCACGCCCACCCCGACGCCCACCGTCTCCGGCCCTCCGGCGTCCCCGCCGCCCTCGGACCCGCAGACACCTTCGCCCGGTAACTGA
- a CDS encoding Ppx/GppA phosphatase family protein, with product MRLGVLDVGSNTVHLLVVDAHPGARPLPAHSHKADLRLAQLLDADGAIASEGIDSLVATVGEALQAAEDKGAEEVLSFATSAVREASNADHVLARVRAETGVDLQVLTGAEEARLTFLAARRWFGWSAGRLLLLDIGGGSLEIAYGIDEEPDAAASLPLGAGRLTHTWLPGDPPDPQDVRALRRQVRAEIARTVGEFSRFGRPDHVVATSKTFKQLSRIAGAARSNEGPYVYRGLSRTSLEEWVPKLAAMTAAERAQLPGVSAERAPQLLAGALVAEGAMDLFGVEELEVCPWALREGVILRRLDHLPVR from the coding sequence ATGAGACTCGGAGTCCTCGACGTCGGTTCGAACACGGTGCACCTGCTGGTGGTCGACGCCCACCCCGGCGCCCGCCCGCTGCCCGCGCACTCGCACAAGGCCGACCTGCGCCTGGCCCAACTGCTCGACGCCGACGGCGCGATCGCCTCCGAGGGCATAGACAGCCTGGTCGCCACGGTCGGCGAAGCCCTCCAGGCGGCCGAGGACAAGGGCGCCGAGGAAGTCCTGTCGTTCGCGACCTCCGCCGTACGCGAGGCCAGCAACGCCGACCACGTCCTCGCCCGGGTACGCGCCGAGACCGGCGTCGACCTCCAGGTCCTGACCGGCGCCGAGGAGGCGCGGCTCACCTTCCTCGCGGCCCGCCGCTGGTTCGGCTGGTCCGCGGGCCGCCTGCTGCTGCTCGACATCGGCGGCGGCTCGCTGGAGATCGCGTACGGCATCGACGAGGAGCCCGACGCCGCGGCGTCGCTGCCACTCGGCGCGGGCCGGCTGACCCACACCTGGCTGCCGGGCGATCCGCCGGACCCGCAGGACGTCAGGGCGCTGCGCCGGCAGGTACGCGCCGAGATCGCGAGGACCGTCGGTGAGTTCAGCCGCTTCGGCAGGCCGGACCACGTGGTGGCGACCTCGAAGACGTTCAAGCAGCTGTCCCGCATCGCGGGCGCGGCCCGCTCCAACGAGGGCCCCTACGTGTACCGCGGCCTGAGTCGTACGTCACTGGAGGAGTGGGTCCCGAAGCTGGCCGCGATGACGGCGGCCGAGCGCGCCCAGCTGCCCGGCGTCTCCGCCGAGCGGGCACCGCAACTGCTGGCCGGGGCGCTGGTCGCGGAGGGCGCGATGGACCTGTTCGGGGTCGAGGAGCTGGAAGTCTGCCCCTGGGCACTGCGCGAGGGCGTCATCCTGCGCCGCCTCGACCACCTCCCCGTCCGATAG
- a CDS encoding sugar phosphate isomerase/epimerase family protein, which produces MAEPVVRIPDAKVALSTASVYPESTATAFEIAARLGYDGVEVMVWTDPVSQDIEALRRLSDHHQVPILAVHAPCLLITQRVWSTDPWTKLQRARAAAEKLGASTVVVHPPFRWQRGYARDFVDGIWRMADETDVRFAVENMYPWRYRDREMLAYAPDWDVTKDDYRHFTVDLSHTATARTDAMAMIDRMGSRLAHVHLADGRGSGKDEHLVPGRGTQPCAELLDGLAGSGFDGHVVIEVNTRRAMSSAEREADLAEALAFTRLHLATGVRRP; this is translated from the coding sequence GTGGCAGAACCAGTGGTGCGCATCCCGGATGCGAAGGTCGCGCTGTCCACGGCGTCCGTGTACCCGGAGTCGACGGCGACGGCCTTCGAGATCGCCGCGCGCCTCGGCTACGACGGTGTCGAGGTGATGGTGTGGACGGATCCCGTCAGCCAGGACATCGAAGCCCTGCGCAGACTCTCCGACCATCACCAGGTCCCGATCCTCGCCGTGCACGCGCCCTGTCTGCTGATCACCCAGCGGGTCTGGTCGACCGACCCCTGGACCAAGCTCCAGCGCGCGCGGGCCGCGGCCGAGAAGCTCGGCGCGTCCACGGTGGTCGTGCACCCGCCCTTCCGCTGGCAGCGCGGTTACGCCCGTGACTTCGTCGACGGGATCTGGCGGATGGCGGACGAGACCGATGTGCGGTTCGCCGTCGAGAACATGTACCCCTGGCGCTACCGGGACCGCGAGATGCTCGCGTACGCACCCGACTGGGACGTCACCAAGGACGACTACCGCCACTTCACCGTCGACCTCTCGCACACCGCGACCGCCCGCACCGACGCGATGGCGATGATCGACCGGATGGGATCCCGGCTGGCCCACGTCCACCTCGCCGACGGCCGCGGCTCGGGCAAGGACGAACACCTGGTGCCCGGCCGCGGCACCCAGCCCTGCGCCGAACTCCTCGACGGTCTCGCGGGCAGCGGCTTCGACGGTCATGTGGTCATCGAGGTCAACACCCGCCGCGCGATGTCCTCGGCCGAACGCGAGGCGGACCTGGCGGAGGCGCTCGCCTTCACCCGTCTCCACCTGGCGACCGGGGTCCGCCGGCCATGA
- a CDS encoding TetR/AcrR family transcriptional regulator translates to MTGPGPDPAPARRRGRPPRARAAEGGGARSRILEAARTEFSERGYDKTSVRGIAKAAGVDAALVHHYFGTKDEVFEAAIEVTMEPAQLVPALVAAGPDGIGERLARYFLGAWENPATRAPLLAIIRSALTHEAAAKVLRGFVLQRVLGRVAADLDVPNPQFRAELAASHMIGIAMMRYVIKVEPMASAGVDEIVAMVAPTLQRYLTDPSETPPGARPVR, encoded by the coding sequence ATGACCGGACCCGGCCCCGATCCCGCCCCCGCCCGCCGCAGAGGCCGCCCGCCCCGCGCGCGGGCGGCCGAGGGCGGTGGCGCGCGGAGCCGGATCCTGGAGGCCGCGCGCACGGAGTTCTCCGAGCGGGGCTACGACAAGACCTCCGTACGCGGCATCGCGAAGGCGGCCGGGGTCGACGCGGCGCTCGTCCACCACTACTTCGGTACGAAGGACGAGGTGTTCGAGGCGGCCATCGAGGTCACGATGGAGCCCGCGCAACTGGTCCCCGCCCTGGTGGCCGCGGGCCCGGACGGCATCGGGGAGCGGCTGGCCCGCTACTTCCTCGGCGCCTGGGAGAACCCGGCGACCCGCGCCCCGCTGCTCGCGATCATCCGCTCGGCGCTGACGCACGAGGCCGCGGCGAAGGTGCTGCGGGGGTTCGTGCTCCAGCGGGTACTGGGCCGGGTGGCGGCCGACCTGGACGTACCGAACCCGCAGTTCCGGGCGGAACTGGCGGCTTCGCACATGATCGGGATCGCGATGATGCGGTACGTGATCAAGGTGGAGCCGATGGCTTCGGCGGGGGTGGACGAGATCGTCGCGATGGTCGCACCGACCCTGCAGAGATACCTGACCGACCCGTCCGAGACCCCGCCGGGCGCCCGGCCCGTGCGCTGA